A genomic segment from Nicotiana tabacum cultivar K326 chromosome 9, ASM71507v2, whole genome shotgun sequence encodes:
- the LOC107761357 gene encoding uncharacterized protein LOC107761357, with protein sequence MSSFDKSTVISICNTVLICGLVLYVGSIIFFNDSECPSSYLFSSLKFPIRSSNVAQTKNPTNINHLLFGLLGSEKAWHHRKSYIESWWRPNITRGHLLLDVPPKGNLLPWSINSPPYKISDDVPKLVKETKHVDSRVLRMVHGIMEVFREEHDGVRWVIMGDDDSIFFLDNMVDILAQYDHTKYYYIGGHSEFILSNYWYSFHEAFGGAGIILSYPLARAFAKNIMSCLKRYSHLKSADRTTMLCISDIGVNLSPLQGIHQIDLRGDISGFLSYHPKSLLTSLHHFDMVDPIFPSMDRAQSSFHLHNAANYDQSRMLQQTICHQRSKNWTFSVSWGYSAHIYEKIMPRSWIQNPIVTFKTWQPSPSPPYYMFDVRSPSWDPCEAPHVFFFKSVERNPRNEIVTTYTREWPRGIGACLSTGNYSAEYISEIHVYSPSTKRIEIDRCECCDIILEAGSNKADIKYRECKIDEIIA encoded by the exons ATGTCTAGTTTTGACAAATCCACTGTCATTAGCATTTGCAACACTGTCCTAATTTGTGGTTTAGTCCTATACGTAGGTTCAATAATCTTTTTCAATGACTCTGAATGTCCATCTTCTTATCTTTTCTCTTCCTTAAAATTCCCAATTAGATCATCAAATGTTGCACAAACCAAAAATCCCACAAATATTAACCATCTCCTTTTTGGACTTTTAGGGTCAGAAAAAGCATGGCACCATAGAAAATCCTATATTGAATCTTGGTGGAGACCAAATATTACAAGAGGTCATCTTTTACTAGATGTTCCTCCTAAAGGTAATCTTTTACCTTGGTCAATAAATTCACCTCCTTATAAAATATCCGATGATGTTCCAAAACTAGTTAAAGAAACCAAACATGTTGATTCAAGAGTTTTAAGAATGGTTCATGGGATTATGGAGGTATTTAGAGAAGAACATGACGGGGTAAGATGGGTAATTATGGGGGACGACGACTCGATATTTTTTTTAGATAATATGGTTGATATTCTTGCACAATATGATCATACGAAGTACTATTATATCGGAGGACACTCGGAATTTATATTGTCGAATTATTGGTACTCATTTCATGAAGCTTTTGGTGGAGCTGGAATTATTTTGAGTTATCCTTTGGCTAGAGCATTTGCTAAGAATATAATGTCTTGCCTAAAGAGATATTCTCACTTGAAATCTGCTGATAGAACTACAATGCTTTGCATTTCTGATATTGGAGTCAACCTTTCTCCTCTTCAAGGTATTCATCAG ATTGATCTACGTGGTGACATATCTGGATTTCTATCATATCATCCAAAGTCTTTACTAACATCCCTTCACCATTTTGATATGGTTGATCCAATTTTTCCCTCAATGGATCGTGCCCAATCTAGTTTCCACCTCCATAATGCTGCAAATTATGATCAATCACGTATGTTACAACAAACCATATGCCACCAGAGGTCAAAAAATTGGACATTTTCAGTTTCTTGGGGATATTCAGCACATATTTATGAGAAAATTATGCCTAGAAGTTGGATACAAAATCCTATTGTAACATTCAAGACATGGCAACCAAGTCCTAGTCCACCATATTATATGTTTGATGTTAGAAGTCCATCTTGGGATCCTTGTGAAGCTCCTCAtgtatttttcttcaaatctGTTGAGAGAAATCCAAGAAATGAAATTGTTACTACTTACACTAGAGAATGGCCTAGAGGGATTGGAGCTTGTTTGTCTACTGGAAATTATTCTGCAGAATATATTTCAGAAATTCATGTATACTCACCATCAACAAAACGTATTGAG ATTGATAGATGTGAATGTTGTGACATAATCCTTGAGGCCGGATCCAATAAGGCTGATATCAAGTATAGGGAGTGTAAGATAGATGAGATAATAGCTTGA